Proteins from a genomic interval of Medicago truncatula cultivar Jemalong A17 chromosome 3, MtrunA17r5.0-ANR, whole genome shotgun sequence:
- the LOC11418093 gene encoding protein terminal ear1 homolog: MGETLNPTAPEFNPNSYIPIPVAVGIPYPYPPYAVTPPPHLSTIPTRSILLSPAPPTPETDLRKDLSAFGEVRAVQTDSFRNGVITAHYYDLRHAETAFAAIRTHHVLCAAYFNPLSYSQIFPTPLPPPPPGLVAGAPLWAHYVLSDAQNQGTLVVFNLDDDVSSDQLQQVFGAFGAIKEVRDTPWKKRNQSFVEFFDIRDAEKALKELNGKEINGKPIAIEFSKPKLFHSEPNAYISNKPFNYNLNPPPSPRRHFASQPHSPQLSHKSLTFNRVNHNRIGSMGSLKGEERYPFVRVQSRESFGESAWSWKGKLAKRHENRFLIKEDAIVESDPRTTLMIKNIPNKYSQKLLLNMLDNHCVHCNEQLGDGEPLSSYDFVYLPIDFKNKCNVGYGFVNMTSPEATLRFYKAFQHQHWEVFNSRKICQLTYARVQGLESLKEHFKNSKFPCEMEHYLPVVFSPPRDGKQLTEPIPVAGNMLQIGAAPSVADEMEGQDHRVGSGGCDVISRKSGGIGDDDDDKTDVK; this comes from the exons ATGGGAGAAACCTTAAACCCTACTGCTCCAGAGTTTAATCCAAACAGCTACATTCCCATTCCAGTCGCCGTCGGTATTCCCTACCCCTATCCACCCTACGCCGTCACACCGCCGCCGCACCTTTCCACAATACCCACCCGCTCTATTCTCCTCAGTCCCGCCCCTCCCACCCCTGAAACTGACCTCCGAAAAGACCTTTCAGCTTTCGGTGAAGTGAGAGCCGTTCAAACGGACTCATTCCGTAACGGAGTCATAACTGCTCATTACTATGATCTTAGACACGCAGAGACGGCGTTTGCCGCTATTCGGACTCATCACGTCCTCTGCGCTGCCTATTTCAACCCTCTATCTTATTCCCAAATTTTCCCCACGCCACTACCTCCGCCGCCACCGGGTCTCGTCGCCGGTGCACCGCTGTGGGCCCATTATGTACTCTCCGATGCTCAGAATCAAGGAACCctagttgttttcaacttagaTGACGACGTTTCTTCTGATCAGCTGCAACAAGTTTTCGGAGCTTTTG GAGCAATTAAGGAAGTGAGGGATACACCATGGAAGAAAAGGAATCAAAGTTTTGTTGAGTTTTTCGACATAAGAGATGCTGAAAAAGCTTTGAAAGAATTGAATGGCAAAGAGATTAATGGAAAACCAATTGCTATTGAGTTTAGTAAACCAAAATTATTTCATTCTGAACCCAATGCTTATATCTCTAATAAGCCTTTTAATTACAACCTTAATCCACCTCCTTCCCCGCGACGTCATTTTGCTTCACAACCTCATTCACCACAATTATCTCACAAGAGTTTGACATTTAACCGGGTAAACCACAATAGGATTGGTTCAATGGGTTCATTGAAGGGTGAAGAGAGGTATCCTTTTGTTAGAGTTCAAAGTagagagagttttggggaaaGTGCTTGGAGTTGGAAGGGGAAGTTAGCAAAGAGACATGAAAATCGTTTTCTAATCAAAGAAGATGCCATTGTTGAATCTGATCCTAGAACCACTCTCATGATCAAAAACATACCCAACAAATACAG TCAGAAGTTACTGTTGAATATGCTGGACAACCACTGTGTACACTGCAATGAGCAGCTAGGCGACGGCGAGCCTCTCTCCTCCTATGACTTTGTGTATCTTCCTATAGATTTTAA GAACAAATGCAACGTGGGATATGGATTCGTGAATATGACATCTCCTGAGGCAACGCTAAGATTCTACAAGGCCTTCCAGCACCAACATTGGGAGGTCTTCAATTCTAGAAAAATTTGCCAACTCACATACGCAAGAGTTCAG gGTTTGGAATCGTTGAAAGAGCATTTTAAGAACTCAAAGTTCCCGTGTGAGATGGAGCATTACCTGCCAGTGGTGTTTTCACCGCCTCGAGATGGAAAACAATTGACGGAGCCAATTCCAGTGGCGGGGAACATGCTACAAATTGGTGCTGCTCCTTCTGTAGCTGATGAGATGGAAGGTCAAGATCATAGAGTAGGTAGTGGTGGCTGTGACGTGATCAGCAGAAAAAGTGGCGGCAtaggtgatgatgatgatgataaaacAGATGTGAAGTGA
- the LOC11415005 gene encoding putative multidrug resistance protein → MGNKGGFLRYADGVDKLLLFFGTLGCIGDGIQTPLTMLVLGSLIDDYARGGSEHIVSIHNINKYALKLLGIALGVAFSAFIVGVCWTRTAERQTSRMRIEYLKSILRQEVGFFDKQTNSSTTFQVIATITSDAQTIQDTMSDKVPNCLVHLSAFFSSFIVALFLSWRLAVAAFPFSIMMIMPALIFGNAMKELGGKMKDAFGVAGSIAEQAISSVRTVYSYVGEKQTLKRFSSALETCMQLGIKQGQTKGVVVGSFGLLYATWAFQSWVGSVLVRTKGEKGGKVFCAEICIIWGGLSLMSALPNLASILEATIAATRIFEMIDRKPTINSTKEKGRILKHTRGEITFKDVEFSYPSRPDTLILQGLNLKVQACKTVGLVGGSGSGKSTIISLLERFYDPTCGEILLDGFDIKRLHLKWFRSLIGLVNQEPILFATSIRENILFGKEGASMEDVITAAKAANAHDFIVKLPNGYETQVGQLGAQLSGGQKQRIAIARALIRDPKILLLDEATSALDSQSERVVQDALDLASRGRTTIIIAHRLSTIRKADSIVVLQSGRVVESGSHNELLQLNNGQGGVYTEMLNLQQTSQNENAQHQINKSPRAMENPITSSNPSRKSTPIHHAFSPAQPFSPIYSISVIGSSFDDDYSSENVEKPYKSNISHWRLLQMNAPEWKYALFGCLGAIGSGICQPFYSYCLGIVASVYFIDDNARIKSQIRLYSIIFCCISAVNFVSGLIQHHNFSIMGERLLKRVRENLLEKVLTFEIGWFDQEENTSAVICARLATEANLVRSLVAERMSLLVQVSVTALLAFVLGLIVTWRVAIVMIAMQPLIISCLYSKTVLMKSMSGKAKNAQRDASQLAMEATTNHRTIAAFSSEKRILNLFKTAMDGPKMESIKQSWISGSILSMSQFITTASIALTFWYGGILLNRKQVESKQLLQVFLILMGTGRQIADTGSMTSDIAKSGKAISSVFAILDRKTQIEPEDTRHTKFKKSMKGDIKLKDVFFSYPARPDQMILKGLSLEIEAGKTIALVGQSGSGKSTIIGLIERFYDPIKGSIFIDNCDIKELHLKSLRSHIALVSQEPTLFAGTIRDNIVYGKEDASEAEIRKAARLANAHDFISGMREGYDTYCGERGVQLSGGQKQRIAIARAMLKNPPILLLDEATSALDSVSENLVQEALEKMMVGRTCVVIAHRLSTIQSVDSIAVIKNGKVVEQGSHSQLLNDRSNGTYYSLIRLQQSHST, encoded by the exons ATGGGAAACAAAGGTGGATTTTTACGTTATGCAGATGGTGTTGACAAGTTGCTATTATTCTTTGGAACTTTGGGTTGCATTGGTGATGGCATACAAACTCCACTCACTATGCTTGTTCTTGGCAGTTTGATAGATGATTATGCTCGTGGTGGTTCTGAACATATTGTGTCCATTCATAATATCAACAAG TATGCTCTCAAGCTACTTGGTATTGCCCTTGGAGTTGCTTTTTCTGCTTTTATTG TTGGAGTATGCTGGACAAGAACTGCAGAAAGACAAACTTCGCGGATGAGGATTGAATATCTAAAATCAATCCTAAGACAAGAAGTTGGTTTCTTTGACAAGCAAACTAACTCTTCTACAACCTTCCAAGTAATTGCCACCATAACTTCTGATGCTCAAACAATCCAAGACACCATGTCTGATaag GTTCCTAATTGTCTTGTTCATCTCTCAGCATTTTTCTCTAGCTTTATAGTGGCACTCTTCCTCTCCTGGAGACTTGCAGTAGCTGCTTTTCCATTTTCAATTATGATGATCATGCCAGCACTCATATTTGGAAATGCTATGAAAGAGCTGGGTGGTAAAATGAAGGATGCATTCGGAGTTGCTGGTAGCATAGCAGAACAAGCAATCTCATCGGTTCGAACTGTTTACTCGTACGTAGGTGAGAAGCAAACACTGAAGAGATTCAGTTCTGCTCTTGAAACATGTATGCAGCTTGGCATAAAGCAAGGTCAGACAAAGGGAGTGGTTGTTGGAAGTTTTGGGTTGTTATATGCTACCTGGGCATTCCAATCTTGGGTTGGAAGTGTTCTGGTTAGGACCAAAGGAGAAAAGGGTGGCAAGGTGTTTTGTGCTGAAATATGTATTATTTGGGGAGGATT GTCTCTGATGAGTGCACTACCAAATCTGGCTTCCATATTAGAGGCGACAATAGCAGCTACGCGGATTTTCGAGATGATTGACAGAAAGCCAACCATAAACtctacaaaagaaaaaggaaggatTTTGAAGCATACAAGAGGAGAGATTACATTTAAAGATGTTGAGTTTAGTTACCCTTCAAGGCCAGATACCCTGATTCTCCAAGGACTCAATCTTAAAGTTCAGGCATGTAAAACAGTGGGCCTGGTTGGAGGAAGTGGTTCTGGAAAATCTACTATAATCTCTTTGCTTGAAAGATTCTATGATCCTACATGTGGTGAGATATTGCTTGATGGTTTTGACATAAAAAGACTACACCTTAAGTGGTTTAGGTCCCTGATAGGATTGGTAAATCAAGAGCCAATTCTATTTGCAACTTCCATAAGAGAGAACATTCTATTTGGAAAGGAAGGAGCTTCAATGGAAGATGTCATAACCGCAGCAAAAGCAGCGAATGCACATGATTTCATTGTCAAACTTCCAAATGGCTATGAAACTCAA GTAGGACAACTAGGAGCTCAATTGTCTGGAGGACAAAAACAAAGGATTGCTATTGCAAGGGCTTTAATAAGAGATCCTAAAATTCTACTACTTGATGAAGCCACCAGTGCTTTGGATTCACAATCTGAAAGAGTGGTACAAGATGCACTTGACTTGGCTTCTAGAGGTAGAACAACAATCATCATCGCTCATCGCCTTTCCACGATTCGTAAGGCTGATTCAATAGTAGTTCTTCAATCAGGAAGGGTGGTTGAAAGTGGTTCTCACAATGAGCTACTCCAACTGAACAATGGACAAGGTGGGGTTTACACCGAAATGCTAAATTTGCAGCAAACAAGTCAAAATGAAAATGCACAGCATCAAATAAACAAGAGCCCTCGTGCAATGGAAAATCCAATAACAAGTTCAAATCCAAGCCGGAAAAGTACTCCAATTCATCATGCATTTAGCCCTGCACAACCATTTAGTCCCATATATTCAATCAGTGTTATCGGCTCTAGCTTTGATGATGACTACAGCAGTGAAAACGTGGAGAAACCTTACAAATCAAACATCTCTCACTGGCGTTTGCTACAAATGAATGCTCCTGAGTGGAAGTATGCTTTGTTTGGATGTTTAGGGGCCATTGGCTCAGGAATATGCCAACCATTTTATTCCTATTGCTTAGGAATAGTTGCTTCTGTCTATTTCATTGATGATAATGCTCGGATCAAATCACAAATCAGGTTGTACTCAATCATCTTCTGCTGCATATCGGCTGTGAACTTCGTCTCAGGCCTCATTCAGCATCACAATTTTTCCATCATGGGAGAGCGTTTGCTGAAAAGGGTGCGAGAGAATTTGCTCGAGAAAGTGTTAACCTTTGAGATAGGATGGTTTGATCAAGAGGAGAACACAAGTGCAGTAATCTGTGCACGCTTGGCGACCGAAGCTAACTTGGTTCGATCCCTCGTTGCAGAAAGAATGTCGTTGTTAGTTCAAGTCTCCGTTACTGCATTGCTGGCTTTTGTACTTGGTTTAATCGTTACATGGAGGGTAGCTATTGTCATGATTGCTATGCAGCCTTTGATCATTTCATGTCTCTATTCAAAAACCGTTCTCATGAAGAGTATGTCAGGAAAAGCAAAAAATGCTCAAAGAGATGCTAGTCAATTAGCAATGGAAGCTACTACCAACCACAGGACTATCGCCGCATTCTCATCTGAGAAAAGGATACTAAATTTGTTCAAAACTGCTATGGATGGCCCTAAGATGGAAAGCATCAAGCAATCATGGATTTCAGGTTCCATATTGTCTATGTCACAGTTCATAACAACAGCATCTATAGCTTTGACTTTTTGGTACGGAGGCATATTATTAAATCGTAAACAAGTCGAATCAAAGCAACTCTTGCAAGTTTTCCTCATTTTGATGGGAACTGGTAGACAAATTGCTGATACAGGAAGCATGACTTCTGACATAGCTAAAAGTGGAAAAGCCATTAGTTCAGTATTTGCAATACTGGATAGGAAAACTCAGATTGAACCTGAAGATACTAGACACACAAAGTTTAAAAAGAGTATGAAGGGTGATATAAAACTGAAAGATGTGTTTTTCTCATATCCTGCAAGGCCAGACCAAATGATTCTCAAGGGTCTCAGTCTTGAGATTGAAGCCGGCAAAACAATTGCATTAGTCGGACAAAGTGGCTCAGGAAAATCCACCATCATTGGCTTAATTGAAAGATTTTATGACCCTATTAAGGGATCCATATTCATAGACAATTGTGACATCAAAGAACTTCATTTGAAAAGTTTGAGATCACATATTGCATTGGTGAGTCAAGAGCCTACACTCTTTGCTGGAACCATACGCGACAACATTGTATACGGGAAGGAAGATGCATCAGAGGCTGAAATAAGAAAAGCCGCACGTCTTGCAAATGCTCATGACTTTATAAG TGGAATGAGAGAAGGGTATGATACATACTGTGGAGAAAGAGGAGTGCAGCTATCAGGAGGACAGAAGCAAAGGATAGCAATAGCTAGAGCAATGTTGAAGAATCCACCAATACTTCTGTTAGATGAGGCAACAAGTGCTCTTGACAGTGTATCAGAGAATCTTGTACAAGAAGCATTGGAGAAAATGATGGTTGGAAGAACATGTGTAGTTATAGCTCACCGTTTGTCAACAATACAAAGTGTTGATTCCATAGCTGTGATTAAAAATGGAAAGGTGGTGGAACAAGGTTCTCATTCACAGTTACTGAATGATAGATCAAATGGGACTTATTACTCTTTAATTAGGCTACAACAAAGTCATTCAACTTGA